ATATAGCTCATTTGTACTGTAAATGCAGTTCTCTTGATACGagctttgaatttttatttttattttacttttaatggGGCATTGCTTCGTTGCTCTTATTACATTGTCTGTTTCGTCTTCAAATGCAAACAACCTGAACTGGAgagttctttttcttcttcttttgtagtATGAGTATCATTTTTGCTGACCattaatgttttgggtacaaggaaaTTCTCCTGTTTGCTTTATCAACATTAGTTATTATGTATGGAAACCATTAGCTTAGACTCATGAGAATGCATGGAAATCAAGAGAGGAATCGAACTCTTTACTAAACAAATATGCATACGACAACCCTTTTATCCGTTTGTCATGTGGTTCCCTACTCAATCTGGATTCCAATTAAATCTATATTTGGACAGTCTACTTCTTAGGTCTTTTCGTGGTTTAGCCTCAGGCCCAATAGCTTGGCCAACGTCTGTCCAGATAACCAGTCCATAAGCACTATGAGACTATCCACGTTAACGACAAGTTCACTATATAgtgataaaaatttgattgaaaacTCATTATTATTGCATTGTACGATATTAATTTGAGGTCCCTATTAAATATAAACTTCAAATATATGTCTCAATATACGACATTATTTTTTGGACATTAAGAAGTGAAACATGTACTTAAGTAAGCTATGGGCCCCATTTTCGTTAATTGCTAATCTCTAATTATTGCCGAGTCTGTTATATAGTTTTTAGATTATCTGTAATAAGGTGCGCCATCacataaatgatatatgtatatgagtACATATGCAGTACATCGGACATGGTCGGGAAAGTTCTttcttctatttaataattttttttttctttgaatctagctcttttctttctttgtaagtattatttatatgattttatatatagTTCCTTGTGATCGCGTCCTTTCACTTGCAAATCTTACTTTGCCCAAGCCGATATTACTACTTGTTATTGCATGCATGCAACTTACAGATTGAAAAATATTGCCAACCACTTCAATATACGTAGACTGCAAGAAATCATATATCTTAATGTTGCTTTTAAAGGGAACGATATTACACTAAGATTGCATGTCTTCTTTTGCCTTCGCAAATATACCATCGTCCTACCACAATTTCATTACATTATTTTCTGAATAGTATGGTAAGAAGATGGAAACTTTAAATTGTAAATGGTGATTTGAATGACTGCTCAAGGGGCGTAGCCACCACCATGTCCACCACCTTCACCACCTCCTGCACCTCCTCCATATCCACCAGCNNNNNNNNNNNNNNNNNNNNNNNNNNNNNNNNNNNNNNNNNNNNNNNNNNNNNNNNNNNNNNNNNNNNNNNNNNNNNNNNNNNNNNNNNNNNNNNNNNNNNNNNNNNNNNNNNNNNNNNNNNNNNNNNNNNNNNNNNNNNNNNNNNNNNNNNNNNNNNNNNNNNNNNNNNNNNNNNNNNNNNNNNNNNNNNNNNNNNNNNNNNNNNNNNNNNNNNNNNNNNNNNNNNNNNNNNNNNNNNNNNNNNNNNNNNNNNNNNNNNNNNNNNNNNNNNNNNNNNNNNNNNNNNNNNNNNNNNNNNNNNNNNNNNNNNNNNNNNNNNNNNNNNNNNNNNNNNNNNNNNNNNNNNNNNNNNNNNNNNNNNNNNNNNNNNNNNNNNNNNNNNNNNNNNNNNNNNNNNNNNNNNNNNNNNNNNNNNNNNNNNNNNNNNNNNNNNNNNNNNNNNNNNNNNNNNNNNNNNNNNNNNNNNNNNNNNNNNNNNNNNNNNNNNNNNNNNNNNNNNNNNNNNNNNNNNNNNNNNNNNNNNNNNNNNNNNNNNNNNNNNNNNNNNNNNNNNNNNNNNNNNNNNNNNNNNNNNNNNNNNNNNNNNNNNNNNNNNNNNNNNNNNNNNNNNNNNNNNNNNNNNNNNNNNNNNNNNNNNNNNNNNNNNNNNNNNNNNNNNNNNNNNNNNNNNNNNNNNNNNNNNNNNNNNNNNNNNNNNNNNNNNNNNNNNNNNNNNNNNNNNNNNNNNNNNNNNNNNNNNNNNNNNNNNNNNNNNNNNNNNNNNNNNNNNNNNNNNNNNNNNNNNNNNNNNNNNNNNNNNNNNNNNNNNNNNNNNNNNNNNNNNNNNNNNNNNNNNNNNNNNNNNNNNNNNNNNNNNNNNNNNNNNNNNNNNNNNNNNNNNNNNNNNNNNNNNNNNNNNNNNNNNNNNNNNNNNNNNNNNNNNNNNNNNNNNNNNNNNNNNNNNNNNNNNNNNNNNNNNNNNNNNNNNNNNNNNNNNNNNNNNNNNNNNNNNNNNNNNNNNNNNNNNNNNNNNNNNNNNNNNNNNNNNNNNNNNNNNNNNNNNNNNNNNNNNNNNNNNNNNNNNNNNNNNNNNNNNNNNNNNNNNNNNNNNNNNNNNNNNNNNNNNNNNNNNNNNNNNNNNNNNNNNNNNNNNNNNNNNNNNNNNNNNNNNNNNNNNNNNNNNNNNNNNNNNNNNNNNNNNNNNNNNNNNNNNNNNNNNNNNNNNNNNNNNNNNNNNNNNNNNNNNNNNNNNNNNNNNNNNNNNNNNNNNNNNNNNNNNNNNNNNNNNNNNNNNNNNNNNNNNNNNNNNNNNNNNNNNNNNNNNNNNNNNNNNNNNNNNNNNNNNNNNNNNNNNNNNNNNNNNNNNNNNNNNNNNNNNNNNNNNNNNNNNNNNNNNNNNNNNNNNNNNNNNNNNNNNNNNNNNNNNNNNNNNNNNNNNNNNNNNNNNNNNNNNNNNNNNNNNNNNNNNNNNNNNNNNNNNNNNNNNNNNNNNNNNNNNNNNNNNNNNNNNNNNNNNNNNNNNNNNNNNNNNNNNNNNNNNNNNNNNNNNNNNNNNNNNNNNNNNNNNNNNNNNNNNNNNNNNNNNNNNNNNNNNNNNNNNNNNNNNNNNNNNNNNNNNNNNNNNNNNNNNNNNNNNNNNNNNNNNNNNNNNNNNNNNNNNNNNNNNNNNNNNNNNNNNNNNNNNNNNNNNNNNNNNNNNNNNNNNNNNNNNNNNNNNNNNNNNNNNNNNNNNNNNNNNNNNNNNNNNNNNNNNNNNNNNNNNNNNNNNNNNNNNNNNNNNNNNNNNNNNNNNNNNNNNNNNNNNNNNNNNNNNNNNNNNNNNNNNNNNNNNNNNNNNNNNNNNNNNNNNNNNNNNNNNNNNNNNNNNNNNNNNNNNNNNNNNNNNNNNNNNNNNNNNNNNNNNNNNNNNNNNNNNNNNNNNNNNNNNNNNNNNNNNNNNNNNNNNNNNNNNNNNNNNNNNNNNNNNNNNNNNNNNNNNNNNNNNNNNNNNNNNNNNNNNNNNNNNNNNNNNNNNNNNNNNNNNNNNNNNNNNNNNNNNNNNNNNNNNNNNNNNNNNNNNNNNNNNNNNNNNNNNNNNNNNNNNNNNNNNNNNNNNNNNNNNNNNNNNNNNNNNNNNNNNNNNNNNNNNNNNNNNNNNNNNNNNNNNNNNNNNNNNNNNNNNNNNNNNNNNNNNNNNNNNNNNNNNNNNNNNNNNNNNNNNNNNNNNNNNNNNNNNNNNNNNNNNNNNNNNNNNNNNNNNNNNNNNNNNNNNNNNNNNNNNNNNNNNNNNNNNNNNNNNNNNNNNNNNNNNNNNNNNNNNNNNNNNNNNNNNNNNNNNNNNNNNNNNNNNNNNNNNNNNNNNNNNNNNNNNNNNNNNNNNNNNNNNNNNNNNNNNNNNNNNNNNNNNNNNNNNNNNNNNNNNNNNNNNNNNNNNNNNNNNNNNNNNNNNNNNNNNNNNNNNNNNNNNNNNNNNNNNNNNNNNNNNNNNNNNNNNNNNNNNNNNNNNNNNNNNNNNNNNNNNNNNNNNNNNNNNNNNNNNNNNNNNNNNNNNNNNNNNNNNNNNNNNNNNNNNNNNNNNNNNNNNNNNNNNNNNNNNNNNNNNNNNNNNNNNNNNNNNNNNNNNNNNNNNNNNNNNNNNNNNNNNNNNNNNNNNNNNNNNNNNNNNNNNNNNNNNNNNNNNNNNNNNNNNNNNNNNNNNNNNNNNNNNNNNNNNNNNNNNNNNNNNNNNNNNNNNNNNNNNNNNNNNNNNNNNNNNNNNNNNNNNNNNNNNNNNNNNNNNNNNNNNNNNNNNNNNNNNNNNNNNNNNNNNNNNNNNNNNNNNNNNNNNNNNNNNNNNNNNNNNNNNNNNNNNNNNNNNNNNNNNNNNNNNNNNNNNNNNNNNNNNNNNNNNNNNNNNNNNNNNNNNNNNNNNNNNNNNNNNNNNNNNNNNNNNNNNNNNNNNNNNNNNNNNNNNNNNNNNNNNNNNNNNNNNNNNNNNNNNNNNNNNNNNNNNNNNNNNNNNNNNNNNNNNNNNNNNNNNNNNNNNNNNNNNNNNNNNNNNNCCACCTCCTGCACCTCCTCCATATCCACCAGCATGCTCACCTCCACCGGTATAGGCGCCACCACCACCAGCTCCATTACCACCACCGCCACCATATGCTCCTCCATGTGCTCCTCCTGCACCGCCGCCAGCTCCTCCTCCACTACCGTATCCACCACCTGTGGCTCCTCCTTCTCCACCGGCGTAggctccaccaccaccacctccatGCCCACCTCCACCACCATATCCACCCCCTGGTGCCCCACCAGCACCATAGCCGCCACCAGTACCTCCTCCAGCATCACCACCATGCGCTCCACCTGCGGCAACTCCACCGCCACCACCACTGCCTCGACCACCTCCAGCACCATATGCACCATCTGATGCCCCTCCATCACCATATCCGCTACCACCACCTTCACCTCCTCCGGCAGCATATCCAGCATCATGTCCTCCGCCAGCGTGACCACCTCCTGCTCCACTTCCACCTCCACCTCCTCCGGCATATCCACCATCATGGCCTCCGCCAGCATGACCACCTCCACTGCCACCTCCTCCGGCATATCCACCGTCATGTCCTCCTCCTGCATAGCCACCTCCAGCTCCACTTCCACCGCCACCTCCTCCGGCATATCCTGCTCCATGGTCTCCTCCAGCTGCATAGCCAGAACGACCACCAGCGCCACTACCACCTCCACCGGCATAACCGTGGTCACCAGCATCTGCATATCCACCACCTCCGCCAGAacctccaccaccaccaccagcatAGCCTCCACCAGAAACACCACCACCTACACCACCGCCAATGCCATGACCTGCACCATAGGCGCCTACCTCTCCCCCAACACCTACATGATCGTAAGTGAGGAGGGTTCTAGCGGCTGAACATATTCCTATACCTAATAACACAAAGAAAACAATGTTAACAACTTTAAACTTCGCCATTGGAATTTGTACTTGAGTCACGATTTGGAAATGCATGGAGTTGGAGGCTATTTATAGATGTAGAAACGCGTCTGTGTGCACAAAGCACATGCAAAAGAATAAAACGGTGTTCCTTTTGTCCCTACAAAGTGGTACATTTTACATCCCACCCTCACAGTACTCACATCATTTCAATCTCTATTACAATTAGACAAgttagtgtgtgtgtgtgctgTCTGCTATTTTCTTTAGCTTATGTATATTCAACAAATCTTGCATATACTACCTTATTATTCTCTTATAATTCTTTTAATTATATACGTTTTGTTGGAATTCTGACTCAGTTTCATCACTTTCTCCCAATTTCTGATTGTTTATCTGATTCTAGCTTCACTTATATGGACTTATGGAATAATTAATTTTTGTGTCACGTTTTCTAATTTTTAGTTGGATAATGTTGATACATTAGTGAATTGTGCTGATGAAGAGTAGAGTTCCTAATTTCGACTGGACCTATCTAATTGTACTGTTGATCTTTTATGGATTTAACTTGATTATTTATATGCTAACAGTACATAGATAAAAGAACTGTTATACtacaaatttaattttaaaaaacttgTATAGCATAATTATAATGTGTTTGAACATACTATGTATTAGCAGGTTATCTAATCTTTTATACTGTCAGCATGTAGAAATTAAACTTTTCTGTCTAATCAGCTGATATTTGAAAGAAATTCCTTATTAAACGGCAAAGAGTTAAATTCCTTTAACCCTCCCCTTATGTTAGGCTATATGCTTCAGGTGTATTGGTAGTAATGTTAGGCTATTATTGTTAATTAGTGCCATAAATGATCAATTAAGAAGAGGGTGATCAATCAAGTAGATTAGCTTGATTCACAGAACACGTGCACATGTTTTGATCATTGAGAATGTGGGaagataataattaaattaactaCGTTAATCAACAGCTTGTTTTAAGCACTGATATATATCAAGTTCCATtatgagaaattaaataaaatagtactACCTGAAAATAACTATTACTTCATCAATACAAGTTGAGCATTTTGAATATCGACTATAATATCATTGGATTGGGATGATCATTAGCCCAGCATATATACATCTTGTGTTTAAAATACTAGTGTTTTTTATCTACATGTTTTTTacgaaaaatattaattaggaggAGTATTATTTAACAATTTACCACTAGTAGAAAATTGTAAATTACATGGAAATTTTACCTAGGAAATAATATCGCAGGAAATACATGCAAATTTACCTACGAAAATATTAAATTcctcaacattaaaatatattatcaaggaactatatatttgcaaca
The Capsicum annuum cultivar UCD-10X-F1 chromosome 6, UCD10Xv1.1, whole genome shotgun sequence DNA segment above includes these coding regions:
- the LOC107874870 gene encoding glycine-rich cell wall structural protein 1.8-like isoform X2, translating into MAKFKVVNIVFFVLLGIGICSAARTLLTYDHVGVGGEVGAYGAGHGIGGGVGGGVSGGGYAGGGGGGSGGGGGYADAGDHGYAGGGGSGAGGRSGYAAGGDHGAGYAGGGGGGSGAGGGYAGGGHDGGYAGGGGSGGGHAGGGHDGGYAGGGGGGSGAGGGHAGGGHDAGYAAGGGEGGGSGYGDGGASDGAYGAGGGRGSGGGGGVAAGGAHGGDAGGGTGGGYGAGGAPGGGYGGGGGHGGGGGGAYAGGEGGATGGGYGSGGGAGGGAGGAHGGAYGGGGGNGAGGGGAYTGGGEHAGGYGGGAGGGEGGGHGGGYAP
- the LOC107874870 gene encoding glycine-rich cell wall structural protein 1.8-like isoform X1, producing MAKFKVVNIVFFVLLGIGICSAARTLLTYDHVGVGGEVGAYGAGHGIGGGVGGGVSGGGYAGGGGGGSGGGGGYADAGDHGYAGGGGSGAGGRSGYAAGGDHGAGYAGGGGGGSGAGGGYAGGGHDGGYAGGGGSGGGHAGGGHDGGYAGGGGGGSGAGGGHAGGGHDAGYAAGGGEGGGSGYGDGGASDGAYGAGGGRGSGGGGGVAAGGAHGGDAGGGTGGGYGAGGAPGGGYGGGGGHGGGGGGAYAGGEGGATGGGYGSGGGAGGGAGGAHGGAYGGGGGNGAGGGGAYTGGGEHAGGYGGGAGGGEGGGHGGGYAP
- the LOC107874870 gene encoding glycine-rich cell wall structural protein 1.8-like isoform X3; the encoded protein is MAKFKVVNIVFFVLLGIGICSAARTLLTYDHVGVGGEVGAYGAGHGIGGGVGGGVSGGGYAGGGGGGSGGGGGYADAGDHGYAGGGGSGAGGRSGYAAGGDHGAGYAGGGGGGSGAGGGYAGGGHDGGYAGGGGSGSGAGGGHAGGGHDAGYAAGGGEGGGSGYGDGGASDGAYGAGGGRGSGGGGGVAAGGAHGGDAGGGTGGGYGAGGAPGGGYGGGGGHGGGGGGAYAGGEGGATGGGYGSGGGAGGGAGGAHGGAYGGGGGNGAGGGGAYTGGGEHAGGYGGGAGGGEGGGHGGGYAP